In one Bufo gargarizans isolate SCDJY-AF-19 chromosome 11, ASM1485885v1, whole genome shotgun sequence genomic region, the following are encoded:
- the MRPS33 gene encoding 28S ribosomal protein S33, mitochondrial isoform X2, whose protein sequence is MSSLSSYAIRMSRLSARIFGDVVRPTNTYSMKVVKLFSEQPLAKRKEVYDWYPAHDVYAPLMRNLRFLGLYRDEHEDFKEEMKRLRRLRGKGTPKKGEGKRAKKK, encoded by the exons ATGTCTTCCCTGTCAAGTTACGCCATCCGAATGTCTCGTCTCAGCGCCAGGATCTTCGGAGACGTAGTTAGGCCTACAAATACTTACTCAATGAAGGTAGTGAAACTTTTCAGTGAACAACCCCTGGCAAAAAGGAAGGAGGTCTACGACTGGTACCCTGCGCACGATGTCTACGCGCCACTCATGCGCAATCTGAGATTTCTTGGGCTTTACAG GGATGAACACGAGGACTTCAAAGAAGAAATGAAGCGCTTGAGACGACTGCGTGGTAAAGGAACGCCCAAGAAGGGTGAAGGCAAGAGGGCAAAGAAGAAATAG